A part of Acomys russatus chromosome 21, mAcoRus1.1, whole genome shotgun sequence genomic DNA contains:
- the LOC127204980 gene encoding LOW QUALITY PROTEIN: trace amine-associated receptor 4-like (The sequence of the model RefSeq protein was modified relative to this genomic sequence to represent the inferred CDS: inserted 1 base in 1 codon), protein MSEPDVWTPREVQFCFAGTNNSCPRNVRPTLVVWAMYLVMVGAIVMTMLGNMVVVISIAHFKQLHSPTNFLILSMATTDFLLSCVVMPFSMIRSIESCWYFGDLFCKVHSCCDIMLCTTSIFHLGFISVDRYYAVCDPLHYVTKITIPVVEVFLLISWAIPIFFAFGLVFSELNLIGAEEFVTAIECKGLCVLIFNKLWGVLASIITLFLPGTXMVGIYIHIFTVARKHARQIGTGPRMKQVTSESKVKATSKKESKATKTLSIVMGVFVLCWLPFFVLTIIDPFIDFTTPEDLYNVFLWLGYFNSTFNPIIYGLFYPWFRKALRMIVTGMIFHSDSSTSSLHPEHP, encoded by the exons ATGAGTGAGCCTGATGTCTGGACTCCCCGTGAAGTCCAGTTCTGCTTTGCTGGGACCAACAATTCCTGCCCTAGGAATGTGAGGCCCACTCTGGTTGTCTGGGCCATGTACCTTGTCATGGTGGGAGCAATAGTGATGACCATGCTGGGCAACATGGTCGTGGTCATCTCCATTGCCCACTTCAAGCAGCTCCACTCCCCAACCAACTTCCTCATTCTGTCCATGGCCACCACGGACTTCCTGCTGAGCTGTGTGGTCATGCCCTTCAGTATGATCAGGTCCATCGAGTCCTGCTGGTACTTCGGTGACCTCTTCTGCAAAGTCCACAGCTGCTGTGACATCATGCTCTGCACCACCTCCATTTTCCACCTGGGCTTCATCTCAGTGGACCGCTACTATGCTGTCTGTGACCCTCTGCACTATGTCACCAAGATCACCATCCCTGTCGTAGAGGTCTTCCTACTCATTAGTTGGGCAATTCCCATCTTCTTTGCTTTTGGCTTGGTATTCTCAGAATTAAATTTGATCGGTGCTGAGGAGTTTGTCACAGCCATTGAGTGTAAAGGATTGTGTGTGTTGATATTTAACAAGCTCTGGGGGGTGCTGGCTTCCATCATCACCCTCTTTCTGCCTGGGA TGATGGTGGGGATTTACATACACATTTTCACAGTTGCCCGGAAGCATGCCAGGCAGATTGGCACAGGTCCTAGGATGAAACAGGTCACCTCAGAAAGCAAAGTGAAGGCCACATCCAAAAAGGAGAGCAAGGCCACCAAGACTCTAAGCATAGTCATGGGGGTGTTTGTGTTGTGCTGGCTCCCTTTTTTTGTCTTGACAATCATAGACCCTTTCATTGATTTTACAACCCCTGAAGATTTGTATAATGTTTTCCTCTGGCTTGGGTACTTCAATTCCACCTTCAATCCTATCATATATGGCCTGTTCTATCCTTGGTTTCGCAAGGCCCTGAGGATGATAGTCACGGGGATGATCTTCCACTCTGACTCTTCTACCTCAAGCCTGCATCCTGAACATCCTTAG